A window of Halobellus ruber genomic DNA:
CGGAAGGCCACGGCCGATTTCGACGGTCCGACCGTCGCGTACGCGGAGGATATGGCGGCAAGCGGCGGCTACTGGATCGCTTGCGGTGCCGACGAGTTCCACGCCCGCGAGGCCGCGATCGTCGGCTCGATCGGCGTCGTCGGAAGCCAACTCGGCCGGACGGAACTGGCCGAGAAGGTTGGACTGGACTACCGGCGGTTCGTCGCCGGCGAGTACAAGGACACCCCGACGGAGTGGCGCGAGCTCAGCGACGACGAGGTCGCGTACTTCCAGGGGCTGCTCGACGACTGGTACGACCAGTTCGTCGAAACGGTTGCCGCCGGCCGCGGCCTCGAAGAGCAGTTCATCCGCGACACCGAGGCCCGTATCTACCCCGGTGAGGCGGCCGTCGAGAACGGACTCGTCGATCACTGCGGCCCACGCGAACGGATGGAGGACCGACTGGCCGACCGGCTTGGCGTCGACGAGATCACCGTCGAGGAGTTCGAACCCGATCGGGACCTGCCCGAGAAGCTGAGTATGGGAGCGCAGAAGACCGCTCGCGCGTTCGGCGCCGGCGTCGCGAGCGTTCTCGTCGGCGATGAGGCGCCCAGTATTCGGGTCCGGTAGGCTCTCCGGTCGGAGGCTTGCCGAGTCGCGCTCGACGGAGATCGGGTAGTTAGCGAAGCCAGTGGCACATACCCGGCGCGCATCTCACGCAAAGCGCTCCGGTTTTCGATCAGAGGAGATCGGCCACTACAACCAGCCCGGAGAACAACCGGATTATGTACCTCAGTTAATACGGCTGCTTTCGACACATAT
This region includes:
- the sppA gene encoding signal peptide peptidase SppA, which codes for MVETTDLKRSGIVLSGVVVAAALAVVLYGIVPLFTGVGAVEVTLGGLVFVGLSAAVRRFASAAVPDYEVAEVEVDDVITRDGDSGGPVPFSGGGASANDIVERIERADDDTAVEALIVTLNTPGGAVVPSEDIRKATADFDGPTVAYAEDMAASGGYWIACGADEFHAREAAIVGSIGVVGSQLGRTELAEKVGLDYRRFVAGEYKDTPTEWRELSDDEVAYFQGLLDDWYDQFVETVAAGRGLEEQFIRDTEARIYPGEAAVENGLVDHCGPRERMEDRLADRLGVDEITVEEFEPDRDLPEKLSMGAQKTARAFGAGVASVLVGDEAPSIRVR